A section of the Oncorhynchus tshawytscha isolate Ot180627B linkage group LG09, Otsh_v2.0, whole genome shotgun sequence genome encodes:
- the LOC121847324 gene encoding gamma-crystallin M3-like translates to MSTSMNMGRIVFYEDRNFQGRSYECSSDCADMSSYLSRCHSCRVQSGCFMVYDRNNYMGNQYFMRRGEYSDFQSMMGMTDIRSCRTIPMHRGSYRMRIYERDNFGGQMHEMMDDCDSIMDRYRMSDCQSCNVMDGHWLMYEQPHFRGRMTYMRPGEYRNFRDMGMSGMRFMSMRRITDMC, encoded by the exons ATGTCCACCAGCATGAACATGGGCAGG ATCGTCTTCTACGAGGACAGGAACTTCCAGGGTCGTTCCTATGAGTGCAGCAGCGACTGCGCTGACATGTCCTCCTACCTGAGCAGGTGCCACTCCTGTAGGGTTCAGAGCGGCTGCTTCATGGTCTACGACCGCAACAACTACATGGGAAACCAGTACTTCATGAGGAGGGGAGAGTACTCTGACTTCCAGAGTATGATGGGAATGACTGATATCAGGTCCTGCCGCACGATCCCCATG CACAGAGGATCCTACAGAATGAGGATCTACGAGAGAGATAACTTCGGAGGTCAGATGCACGAGATGATGGACGACTGTGACTCCATCATGGACCGTTACCGTATGTCCGACTGCCAGTCCTGCAACGTGATGGATGGCCACTGGCTGATGTACGAGCAGCCCCACTTCAGAGGCAGGATGACTTACATGAGGCCCGGAGAGTACAGGAACTTCAGGGATATGGGCATGAGTGGCATGAGGTTCATGAGCATGAGGCGTATCACTGATATGTGCTAG